Genomic window (Deltaproteobacteria bacterium):
CTCATACTGGCGGCCCCCTGCGGCTCGACCATAACCATAAAGGCCGAGGGCAGTGACGCCGAGAACGCCGTGAACGCTCTGGGCGACCTCGTAGACAGGGGGTTTGACGAAGAATGACGGGCGGGGAGAGAAAAGAAGTCGAGCTGCTGCGCGGCATAGGCGTATCGTCGGGCATAGTCATAGGAAGCGCCTATCTGCTCGAGCGCGGCGTGCCGGAGCCCGTCCAGTACTGCCACCTCGCAGACGACGCGGCCGAGCAGGAGATCGAGCGCTTCAAGAAGGCCCTCAGGGAGTCGCGCGAGCAGCTCAACCGCATAAAGAAGAAGGTCGAACTCGACAAGGTCGGCAGAGAGCACATCCGCATAATCGACGCCCACCTGCTCATCCTCAAGGACCAGATGCTCATAAACGACACCATACGCGTCATAAAGGAGCAGAAGATCAACGCCGAGTGGGCGCTGAAGATGGTCCTAAAGGACCTCAAGGACTTTTTCGACAGGATCGACGACACCTACCTGCGCGAGCGCAGCGCCGACATCGAGCACACCGTGAACCGCGTCCTCGGCAACCTCATGGGCAGAAAGCACGAGAGTGTGGCCGACCTCAAGGAGCCCTGCATCGTCGTGGCCCACGACCTCGCGCCGACCGACACGGCCCAGATGGCCAGGGGCCGTGTCCTCGGCTTCCTCACCGACATAGGCGGCAAGACCTCCCACACGGCCATCATGGCGAAATCGCTCGACATCCCGGCGGTGGTGGGTCTGGAGTCGGTGACGCACAAGGTGGAGACGGGCGATACGGTCATAGTCGACGGCACGACGGGCACGGTCATAGTCAACCCCTCGCGCAGCGTCCTCGACATATACCGCAAGCGCCGCGAACGCTACGCCCGCTACGGCCGCGCCCTCCACAACTACAAGGACCTCCCCTCGGAGACGACCGACGGCCGTTATATAAAGATAATGGGCAACCTCGAGATAGTCGAGGAGATGGACGCCTTCCTCGAACACGGCGCCGAGGGCATAGGGCTCTACAGGACCGAGTTCCTCTACCTCAACCGCCGGGAGCTGCCCACCGAGCAGGAGCACCTGACGGCCTACAAGGAGGTGGCCGGCCGCATGGCGCCCCATCCGGTGGTGATCAGGACACTGGACATAGGGGGCGACAAGCTGCCACACTCGGTCGACGTCCCCTCGGAGATGAATCCCGCCATGGGACTTCGGGCCATAAGGTTCTGCCTGCGGCGACTCGACATATTCAAGACCCAGCTTCGGGCCATCCTGCGGGCCAGCGCCTTCGGCAAGATCAGGATCATGTTCCCCATGATCTCCGGCGTCGACGAGCTGCGCCGCGCAAAAGAGGTGCTCGAGGAGGTCAAGCAGGAGCTGCGCAGCGAAGGGGTCCGCTTCGACGAGAAGATCGAGGTGGGCGCCATGATAGAGGTCCCCGCCGCCGCGGCCATAGCCGATCTCCTCGCCCGGGAGGTAGACTTCTTCTCCATCGGCACCAACGACCTCCTCCAGTACTCCCTGGCCATAGACCGGGTCAACGAGCACGTGGCCTATCTCTACGAGCCCTTCCACCCGGCCGTGCTGAGGACCGTCAAGGGCGTGGTGGACGCTGCCCGCGAGGCGGGCATAGACGTGGGGGTGTGCGGCGAGATGGCCGGAGAGCCGGAGTCGGCGCTCATATTCGTGGGCTTCGGCATAGACCGGCTCTCCATGAACTCCTTTTCCATCCTGAGGGTAAAGAAACTCATCCGCTCCGTGAGCTACGCCGACGCCAGGCTCATAAGCGAGGCGGCCATGAACTTCTCGACGGCCAGGGAGGTGGAGGCCTACATAAGCTCCAGGATTTCATCGGTCTACAGGGACGAGCTCTGGGCCTGACCACCCGCTCCAACGCAGACTCCCCGCCGGAAAAACGCCACGGAAGGTGGTTTTTGGTTGACATCGCCGCGAGAAAGAAATTAAGATTACGTATTTACATCAGACAAAGGCCGAGAAGGAGGGCAAGAATGAGAGAGTACATCTTCACGTCCGAGTCCGTCACCGAAGGACATCCGGACAAGGTGTCGGACCAGGTCTCCGACGCCATACTGGACGCGCTGCTTGCGCAGGACCCCCGCAGCAGGGTCGCCTGTGAGACGCTCGTCACCACGGGACTGGCGCTCGTGGCCGGCGAGATAACCACCAAGGCCGTCGTCGATTACGCCTCCATAGTGAGGCGGACCATAAGGGAGATCGGCTACACCGACGCCGCCATAGGCTTCGACGGCGACACCTCGGCCGTGCTCGTCTCATTCGACAGGCAGTCTCCCGACATCGCCCGGGGTGTGGACGAGGGCGAGGCCAAGGAGCAGGGCGCCGGCGACCAGGGCCTCATGTTCGGCTACGCCTGCGACCATACGCCCGAGCTCATGCCCATGCCCATCGTGCTCGCCCACAAGCTCACGCGCAGGCTCGCCGAGGTGCGAAAAAAGGGCGTCCTCGACTTCGTCCGTCCCGACGGGAAGAGCCAGGTGACGGTGCGCTACAACTACGGCAGGCCCGTGGCCGTCGACGCCGTTGTCGTCTCCACCCAGCACACCCCCGCCGTCACCAACGACCGGCTCCGCGAAGGCATTATGGAGGAGGTCATCAAGAGCGTCATACCCGCCGAACTTCTGCACGACGGCACCCGATACCACATCAACCCCACGGGCCGTTTCGTCGTCGGCGGTCCCCACGGCGACTGCGGGCTTACGGGCAGGAAGATAATCGTGGACACCTACGGCGGTCACGGAAGCCACGGCGGCGGCGCCTTTTCGGGCAAGGACCCCTCCAAGGTGGACCGCTCGGCCTCCTACATGGCCCGCTACGTGGCCAAGAACATCGTCGCCGCCGGCCTGGCAAGCGAGTGCGAGGTCCAGATAGCCTACGCCATAGGCGTGCCCGAGCCCGTCTCCGTCATGGTCGACACCTTCGGCACCGAGAAGATCCCGCCCGAGAAGATAGAGGGCCTCATAAACGACCACTTCGATCTGCGTCCCCGGCAGATAGTGGAGGCCCTCGACCTGCTCCGCCCCATCTACAGGCAGACGGCCGCATACGGCCACTTCGGAAGGACAGAGCCCGACTTCACCTGGGAGAGGACCGACAAGGCCGAGGCCCTCAAGGCCGCGGCGGGGCTCTGAGGGGGGCCGCCGCGGTTTGAAAGGGCGGACCGGGGCGCTTGTTCGGGAAGCTCTGATTAATTACTCTGGGGGAACCTTTCTGAAGAAGGGCCACAGGCCCACGTTTCCCCCAGACCCCTTCAAAGACTTCTGATACCTTTCGGACTCCCCTGATTTGCTTGCAAAATCAGGGGAGTCCGAAGGCATTAAAAGTTTTTGGAGGGAGTCTGAGGGAACCTTTTTACAAAAAGGTTCCCTCAGTCAGAGGAGCAAAAAACAATCATAACGGGAGGAATGATGGATTACGACGTTAAGGACCTCGCCCTCGGCGACAAGGGCAGGCTCAGGATCGAATGGGCCGAGATGGACATGCCCGTTCTGCGGAGCATCAGGGAAGAGTTCAGGAAGAAGAAACCCCTAAAGGGTGTGACGATCGCGGCCTGTCTCCACGTGACGACCGAGACGGCCAACCTCATGATCACCCTCAAGGCCGGCGGCGCCGACGCCTCGCTGTGCGCCTCCAACCCGCTGAGCACCCAGGACGACGTGGCCGCGGCGCTGGTGAAGCACTACGGCATACCGGTCTACGCCATAAAGGGCGAGGACAAGAAGACATACTACGACCACATAAACGCCGTGCTCGACCGCAGGCCCAACATCACCATGGACGACGGAGCGGACCTCGTCTCCATGCTCCACTCCGAGCGCAGGGACCAGGCGTCCGACATCCTCGGCTCCACCGAGGAGACGACGACCGGCGTCATAAGACTCAAGAGCCTCGCCGCCCAGGGTCTCCTGAGCTTCCCGGTCATCGCCGTCAACGACGCCTCGACCAAGCACTTCTTCGACAACCGCTACGGCACCGGCCAGTCCACGGTTGACGGCATCGTGAGGGCCACAAACAGGCTCATCGCGGGGTCCGTCTTCGTCGTCTGCGGCTACGGGTGGTGCGGCAAGGGGGTGGCCATGCGCGCCCGGGGGCTCGGCGCCGACGTGGTCGTCACCGAGGTGGACCCGCTGCGCGGGCTCGAGGCCGTCATGGACGGCTTCAGGGTGATGCCCATCGCCCAGGCCGCCCGCACGGGCGATATATTCTGCACCGTCACCGGCGACATCAACGTCATCCGCCGCGAGCACTTCGAGAAGATGAAGGAAGGGGCCATAGTCTGCAACTCGGGCCACTTCAACGTGGAGCTCGACCTCGACGGGCTCAAGGCCATATCGAAGAAGAAGCGGCTGGTGCGCGAGTTCGTCGAGGAGTACACCCTCAGGGACGGCCGCAGGCTCTACGTGCTGGCCGACGGCCGGCTCGTAAACCTCGCCGCCGCCGAGGGACACCCGGCAAGCGTCATGGACATGAGCTTCGCCAACCAGGCCCTCGGCGCCGAGTACCTCGTCAAGAACGCCTCGAAGCTCGAAAACAAGGTCTACGTCGTGCCCGAGACGATAGACCGCAACATAGCCAAGCTCAAGCTCGCCTCGCTGGGCGTGAAGATCGACAGGCTCACGGCCGAGCAGAAGAAGTACCTCGCCTCCTGGGAGATGGGCACCTGAGGAGGAGTCGTCTCCGCGTCCCAGAGGGAAGAGGCCCCGCCGCTTCAGCGCGGCGGGGCCTTTGCGCGTGCGGCGAAAATCAGCTTGTCTTGACGCCTGCCTTGGTGTTATCATATCCGTTGAGAGAGCCCGGCCTTCGATGCCGCTCAAGGAGGCCGACGTCGTTGATGAGCCACCACCTGTGACAGGAGGTATCTTTCGATGAGCAGCACTCCGTGCCTTGCCGTCTCGCGCCGGGAGACGGGAGGCGTATCCGGCGGACGGCGGCGTCTGTCCCTCTGCGCCCTTGTCCTTGCGGCGGCCCTCTTTTCGGGCTGCGCCGCCACCAACGAGGAGATAGTGGAAAAGGGCGGCGACGAGGCCCTCTTCCACCGGGCCATGGTCTACTACCAGAACACCAAGCTCGAGCACGCCGAGAAGGACCTGAAGAAACTGATGGACGAGTACCCGCTCAGCAAGTACGCCCTCGAGGCCCAGCTCAAGCTGGCGGACATCTACTACTCGGTGACCCGCTACGAAGACGCCAACGCCTACTACACGAGCTTCGTGGCCATCCATCCCTCCCATCCCAAGGCCCCTTACGCCCAGTTCCAGAAAGGGATGTGCCGGCTGCGCGAGGTGCTGAGCGTGGACCGCGACCAGACCTCCACACAGAAGGCCATCTTCTCCTTCGAGGACGTGATCGCGAGGTATCCCGACAGTCCCTATGCCGGGAAGGCGCGCTCCATAATAACGTTCCTGCGCCGCAGGCTCGCCGAGCGCGAGTTCTATGTGGGCAAGTTCTACTTCAAGGACAAGAACTACAAGGGCGCTCTCTACCGCTTCTCCGGCATACTGAGGGACTATCCCGACGCCGGCATAACGGACAAGGCGCTCTACTATCTCGGAAAGTCCTACTCCAGGCTCGGCGAGGAGAAGCGCGCAAAGGAGGTCTTCGCCAGGCTCAGGGCCCGCTTTCCCGACAGCCCCTACGCCGCCTCCGGGGAGAAGTGAGGCGGCGGTTCCACAGGCACGGGAGAGCGGCTGATTCGAGGAGGCTCGATGGAGAAAGGGTGGCTCCACTACTACGAGACCGGCAAGGCGGCCTTCAAGGAGAGGGACTACGACAAGGCCCTTTCCTGTCTTGAGCGTGTCGTAAAGCTCAAGCCCACCTTCGCCGACGTCTTCAACATGCTCGGTCTCATATACTACGACAGGAAGCGTTACGACGAGGCCGAGTCGGCCTTCCTCAACGCCCTCGAGCTCAATCCAGAGTACATCGAGGCGTCCCTGAACCTCTCGATCCTCTACAACGAGCGGGGCCAGTTCGACAAGGGCGGCGACGTATATGAGCGCGCCCGCGCAGCCCGCGCCGCCGCCGGAGACGCAGGCGCCGAGCCCTACCTCGACCCCAACGTCAAGGGCAAGCTGGCCAACATGCACGCCGCCATAGGCGATGTCTACAGCGACCTCGGCCACTACGAAAAGGCCGTCGACGAGTACCGCAAGGCCCTGGAGCTGCGCCCGGGCTTCGTGGACATAAAGACGAATCTCGCCGCGGCCTACCGTTCGCTCAAGGACTATTCGAGGGCCGTGCGCGAGCTCGAGGAGGCGCTCGATATGGTGCCGGGCTATGTGAGCGCCATGGTTCAGCTCGGCCTCACCTTCTACTGCATGGGGCTTCACGACAGGGCCAAGCAGATGTGGGTCGAGGCCCTGAAGATAAATCCCGGCGAGCGCCTTGCGCGCATGTATCTCAATCACCTGCTAAGCTCCGGCCCTGCCTGAGAGCGGCCGCCGCCCCCTGCTCTCCTCCGCCTTCCGCGCCTTTTCCATTCAAAAGACTTGACAGTTCCGGCGGCTTACGGTAGATTGTAGGAATCACTGCGTAACGTTCTCCGGGCCGCTAGCTCAGTTGGTAGAGCAGCTGACTCTTAATCAGCGGGTCAAAGGTTCGAGCCCTTTGCGGCCCACCAGAAAGATCAGGGGTTACGGTCTCCGTAGCCCCTTTCGTTTATCCGCTCCCGCAAGTGTCCCGCTCTCTTTACAGCACGGCGACGGCCTCCACACTTCTCCCCCTGCGCTCCCTGGCCAGGCCGGGGGCGACGACTCTTTTGTAGCGCGTTGCGCGAGGCCGCGCCCGCTCCGCTCCGGGAGCGGCCCGCGCCAGGCGGGGTCGTTACGCCTTTGCGGCCCGCTCCCGGAGCGGAGCGGACGCGGAGGCGGACCGACACATACACAGGCGCAGAGGGGGGCACAGGGGGGCACAGGGGGGCACAGGGGGGTACAGTGGGGCGGCCGTGGGGCCGGCAGCCCCTAAGAGCCCCATGGGCCGTGAATGCGGCCTGTGAGACTTTCAGGAAGCCCTCTTCGCCGCGTCATTGCGGGGAGGGGGGCCGTAGTGACGAGGCAGGCTGCGGGCGGGTGGTTTGTTGGAAGACGGCATTGCCTCGTTACGCCCGCGATGACAAAAGAGACAATAAATCGGAGTTTCCTCTATCGACGGGAGAAGGGAGGTGATCCGGAGTGAAGAGGTTCGGCGCTTTAC
Coding sequences:
- a CDS encoding tetratricopeptide repeat protein; this encodes MEKGWLHYYETGKAAFKERDYDKALSCLERVVKLKPTFADVFNMLGLIYYDRKRYDEAESAFLNALELNPEYIEASLNLSILYNERGQFDKGGDVYERARAARAAAGDAGAEPYLDPNVKGKLANMHAAIGDVYSDLGHYEKAVDEYRKALELRPGFVDIKTNLAAAYRSLKDYSRAVRELEEALDMVPGYVSAMVQLGLTFYCMGLHDRAKQMWVEALKINPGERLARMYLNHLLSSGPA
- a CDS encoding methionine adenosyltransferase → MREYIFTSESVTEGHPDKVSDQVSDAILDALLAQDPRSRVACETLVTTGLALVAGEITTKAVVDYASIVRRTIREIGYTDAAIGFDGDTSAVLVSFDRQSPDIARGVDEGEAKEQGAGDQGLMFGYACDHTPELMPMPIVLAHKLTRRLAEVRKKGVLDFVRPDGKSQVTVRYNYGRPVAVDAVVVSTQHTPAVTNDRLREGIMEEVIKSVIPAELLHDGTRYHINPTGRFVVGGPHGDCGLTGRKIIVDTYGGHGSHGGGAFSGKDPSKVDRSASYMARYVAKNIVAAGLASECEVQIAYAIGVPEPVSVMVDTFGTEKIPPEKIEGLINDHFDLRPRQIVEALDLLRPIYRQTAAYGHFGRTEPDFTWERTDKAEALKAAAGL
- the ptsP gene encoding phosphoenolpyruvate--protein phosphotransferase translates to MTGGERKEVELLRGIGVSSGIVIGSAYLLERGVPEPVQYCHLADDAAEQEIERFKKALRESREQLNRIKKKVELDKVGREHIRIIDAHLLILKDQMLINDTIRVIKEQKINAEWALKMVLKDLKDFFDRIDDTYLRERSADIEHTVNRVLGNLMGRKHESVADLKEPCIVVAHDLAPTDTAQMARGRVLGFLTDIGGKTSHTAIMAKSLDIPAVVGLESVTHKVETGDTVIVDGTTGTVIVNPSRSVLDIYRKRRERYARYGRALHNYKDLPSETTDGRYIKIMGNLEIVEEMDAFLEHGAEGIGLYRTEFLYLNRRELPTEQEHLTAYKEVAGRMAPHPVVIRTLDIGGDKLPHSVDVPSEMNPAMGLRAIRFCLRRLDIFKTQLRAILRASAFGKIRIMFPMISGVDELRRAKEVLEEVKQELRSEGVRFDEKIEVGAMIEVPAAAAIADLLAREVDFFSIGTNDLLQYSLAIDRVNEHVAYLYEPFHPAVLRTVKGVVDAAREAGIDVGVCGEMAGEPESALIFVGFGIDRLSMNSFSILRVKKLIRSVSYADARLISEAAMNFSTAREVEAYISSRISSVYRDELWA
- a CDS encoding adenosylhomocysteinase, with amino-acid sequence MDYDVKDLALGDKGRLRIEWAEMDMPVLRSIREEFRKKKPLKGVTIAACLHVTTETANLMITLKAGGADASLCASNPLSTQDDVAAALVKHYGIPVYAIKGEDKKTYYDHINAVLDRRPNITMDDGADLVSMLHSERRDQASDILGSTEETTTGVIRLKSLAAQGLLSFPVIAVNDASTKHFFDNRYGTGQSTVDGIVRATNRLIAGSVFVVCGYGWCGKGVAMRARGLGADVVVTEVDPLRGLEAVMDGFRVMPIAQAARTGDIFCTVTGDINVIRREHFEKMKEGAIVCNSGHFNVELDLDGLKAISKKKRLVREFVEEYTLRDGRRLYVLADGRLVNLAAAEGHPASVMDMSFANQALGAEYLVKNASKLENKVYVVPETIDRNIAKLKLASLGVKIDRLTAEQKKYLASWEMGT
- a CDS encoding outer membrane protein assembly factor BamD; its protein translation is MSSTPCLAVSRRETGGVSGGRRRLSLCALVLAAALFSGCAATNEEIVEKGGDEALFHRAMVYYQNTKLEHAEKDLKKLMDEYPLSKYALEAQLKLADIYYSVTRYEDANAYYTSFVAIHPSHPKAPYAQFQKGMCRLREVLSVDRDQTSTQKAIFSFEDVIARYPDSPYAGKARSIITFLRRRLAEREFYVGKFYFKDKNYKGALYRFSGILRDYPDAGITDKALYYLGKSYSRLGEEKRAKEVFARLRARFPDSPYAASGEK